Proteins from a single region of Cytophagaceae bacterium:
- a CDS encoding WG repeat-containing protein, with product MNPKKIISILLIQFISTILWTNTHAQYNPKLLIPYNQNGKWGWSDTLGNIKIKPKYARADFFDEYSKGEYLSVMKDESNQMRFIKTNGEFLFPQKYTFSEFYWHNNSLDFIVIKNKTKYGLYSIKNHKILVPTKYDELIFKYIGDQKMVFFKNAKDATFSEFSDGKIIKTEYEKLNYNYEYNYEHFVFENTKKQKGAITKYGVKIYTDEYLAMLKKKEEELVSISADNIPPPYEAMEVTIGDEYNRGNVHNFRTSYKNQNYEFKSLITKTKNGKYGVVNEKASEILPFQYDEIKFSNSGDYAILKKDGKYGIKIFFTHYPTIKPKYDAIVKSRNITVTDTWSFALMEVKIGEFKGYVGENGVEYFKK from the coding sequence ATGAATCCAAAGAAAATAATTTCTATACTATTAATCCAATTTATATCTACAATACTTTGGACCAATACTCATGCCCAATATAATCCCAAATTACTGATTCCCTATAATCAAAATGGCAAATGGGGATGGTCTGATACCCTTGGAAATATTAAAATAAAGCCAAAATATGCTAGAGCTGATTTTTTTGATGAATATTCAAAAGGAGAATACCTTTCTGTGATGAAAGATGAATCTAACCAAATGAGATTTATTAAGACAAATGGGGAATTTCTTTTTCCTCAGAAATACACTTTTTCAGAATTTTACTGGCATAACAACTCACTGGACTTTATTGTAATAAAAAATAAAACCAAGTATGGTTTATATTCAATAAAAAACCACAAAATTCTTGTACCTACAAAATATGATGAATTGATATTTAAATATATTGGAGACCAGAAAATGGTGTTTTTCAAAAATGCAAAAGATGCCACTTTTTCGGAATTTTCCGATGGAAAAATCATAAAAACGGAGTATGAAAAGCTGAATTATAATTATGAATATAATTATGAACACTTTGTTTTTGAAAATACTAAAAAACAAAAAGGGGCGATTACCAAATATGGTGTAAAAATCTATACCGATGAATATTTGGCCATGTTAAAAAAGAAAGAAGAAGAGCTGGTAAGTATTTCAGCTGATAATATTCCACCACCATACGAAGCCATGGAAGTAACTATAGGTGATGAATATAACCGAGGAAATGTGCATAATTTCAGAACCTCGTATAAAAACCAAAATTATGAATTTAAATCCCTGATAACCAAAACTAAAAATGGAAAATATGGTGTAGTGAATGAAAAAGCCAGCGAAATTTTGCCGTTTCAATATGATGAAATTAAATTTTCAAATTCAGGAGATTATGCTATCTTAAAAAAAGACGGCAAATATGGAATAAAAATATTTTTTACTCATTATCCTACAATTAAGCCAAAATATGATGCAATAGTAAAATCCAGAAATATTACCGTTACCGATACCTGGAGCTTTGCATTGATGGAAGTGAAAATCGGAGAATTCAAAGGCTATGTTGGTGAAAATGGGGTTGAATATTTTAAAAAGTAA